Proteins encoded by one window of Litoribacterium kuwaitense:
- the spoIIAA gene encoding anti-sigma F factor antagonist: protein MGLVVDTEVKNNVLCVRLVGELDHHAADELRETLVNRIAKHDTKHIVFNLEGLSFMDSSGLGVILGRYKQVQSIGGRVYVCAISAPVRRLFDMSGMFKILTLADDEDRCLEALGVA from the coding sequence ATGGGCTTAGTGGTGGATACGGAAGTGAAAAATAATGTACTATGTGTGCGCCTAGTAGGGGAGCTCGATCATCATGCGGCAGATGAGCTGCGAGAAACTTTAGTCAATCGTATTGCCAAACATGATACGAAACATATTGTTTTTAATTTAGAAGGACTTTCGTTTATGGATAGTTCAGGGCTTGGCGTCATCTTAGGACGCTATAAACAAGTGCAGAGCATAGGGGGCAGGGTGTATGTTTGTGCAATATCCGCTCCTGTGCGACGCCTTTTTGACATGTCAGGGATGTTTAAAATTTTGACGCTTGCCGATGATGAAGATCGATGCTTAGAAGCTTTGGGGGTGGCGTAA
- the spoIIM gene encoding stage II sporulation protein M — protein MASSFQKELTYQIRQHQSLLLFTATLVFVGIIFGAIVVNSLTAVQKEDLFQYIGRFFTDVENHHLVDATIVYKQSFWLDVQTIGLMWLLGLSVIGAPIVMALVFVKGVFIGFTVGFLVSQMGWQGVGLAAAAVMPQNMLIVPVYVCCAACAVAVSVQMIKNQLSSRQQVPFFPMLRKYTMAMALLCLTFTASAGIEAWMSPFFMRMIIGG, from the coding sequence ATGGCATCGTCTTTTCAAAAGGAATTGACGTATCAAATTCGCCAGCATCAGTCATTATTACTCTTCACAGCCACGCTTGTATTTGTCGGTATTATTTTTGGGGCAATTGTCGTCAATAGTTTGACTGCTGTACAAAAGGAAGATTTATTTCAATACATTGGCCGCTTTTTTACCGATGTAGAAAATCATCATCTTGTCGATGCGACTATTGTGTATAAGCAAAGCTTTTGGCTTGATGTACAAACGATAGGACTCATGTGGCTGTTAGGTTTGTCTGTCATTGGTGCTCCAATTGTTATGGCTCTTGTATTTGTAAAAGGTGTTTTTATTGGCTTTACAGTCGGATTTCTCGTTTCACAAATGGGCTGGCAAGGCGTTGGCTTGGCTGCTGCAGCTGTAATGCCGCAAAATATGCTCATTGTTCCTGTTTACGTATGCTGTGCTGCCTGTGCCGTTGCTGTTTCGGTGCAAATGATAAAAAACCAGCTCTCCTCGAGACAACAAGTTCCATTTTTTCCGATGTTAAGGAAATACACGATGGCGATGGCGTTATTATGCTTAACCTTTACAGCCTCTGCGGGTATCGAAGCATGGATGAGCCCGTTCTTTATGAGAATGATTATCGGTGGGTGA
- a CDS encoding purine-nucleoside phosphorylase: MDNEWELAAEAASWIQKQTEAKVTVGAVLGSGLGRFAEELSDEVSFSFADIPGFLPSTVAGHAGRLIIGYYDGVPMCVMQGRYHYYEGHAMKEMTFPIRVMWMLGCRHLIVTNACGGMNGAFSPGHFMLITDHINQMGDHPLRGANDERFGPRFPDLSSAYDSQWQDWAREAAREKDIPLHEGVYAAISGPSYLTHAELKMLAMLGGDAVGMSTVPEVIVARHMGMRVLGLSCVTDMALGDAEEALTHEEVIAVAAEAEGNFVNLLKGILQRGKESK; the protein is encoded by the coding sequence ATGGACAATGAGTGGGAGCTTGCGGCCGAAGCAGCATCATGGATTCAAAAACAAACAGAAGCGAAGGTCACCGTCGGAGCCGTGCTCGGTTCCGGGCTGGGTCGATTTGCGGAGGAGTTAAGTGACGAAGTGAGCTTTTCGTTTGCGGATATTCCGGGCTTTTTACCTTCGACCGTCGCGGGGCATGCCGGACGTTTAATCATCGGTTACTATGATGGCGTTCCGATGTGTGTGATGCAAGGAAGGTATCATTATTACGAGGGGCACGCGATGAAAGAGATGACCTTTCCAATTCGTGTCATGTGGATGCTTGGATGCCGTCATTTAATTGTAACGAATGCTTGTGGGGGAATGAACGGAGCATTTTCGCCAGGACACTTTATGCTGATCACAGACCATATCAATCAGATGGGGGATCATCCGTTAAGAGGGGCGAATGATGAGCGCTTCGGCCCGCGTTTTCCGGATCTATCCTCAGCTTATGACTCACAATGGCAGGATTGGGCGCGAGAAGCCGCCAGAGAAAAGGACATTCCCTTGCATGAAGGGGTGTATGCGGCAATTTCTGGTCCGTCATATTTAACCCATGCGGAGCTAAAGATGCTTGCCATGCTTGGCGGTGACGCTGTCGGTATGTCGACGGTGCCTGAGGTGATCGTTGCTCGCCATATGGGCATGCGAGTTTTAGGGTTATCATGTGTAACGGACATGGCGCTTGGCGATGCAGAGGAAGCGCTCACGCATGAAGAAGTGATTGCTGTCGCAGCAGAAGCAGAAGGGAATTTTGTTAACTTATTAAAAGGGATTCTCCAGCGCGGAAAGGAGTCAAAATGA
- a CDS encoding phosphopentomutase, which produces MNRPFQRMVMIVLDSVGIGAAHDAQSFGDQGAHTLGHIASSQGGLYLPHLASMGLGHLAPIDGVPRVEYPTAHYTVMKPAANGKDTMTGHWEFMGVQVSSPFQTYPEGFPTELIRRIEAYSGRRVIGNTPASGTEIIQRYGHEQLQSGALIVYTSADSVLQIAAHEEVIPIDELYDICREIRTWTTEPPYLVGRIIARPYIGEEGHFVRTSRRRDFALKPFGVTSMNLLQDAGLHVTAIGKITDIYDGEGITTSVKTSSNDDGVDQTIRVLQSSSERGFIFCNLVDFDALYGHRRDPKGYKEALEAFDRRLPEIVQCLSEHDCLLITADHGNDPTFRGTDHTRENVPLLVYSPRINTGRHIRERETFSDIGATICDNFKVSFSHPGTSFLSGLEREPFEQ; this is translated from the coding sequence ATGAATCGACCGTTTCAGAGAATGGTGATGATTGTTTTAGATTCGGTAGGGATTGGTGCGGCTCATGATGCGCAATCGTTTGGCGACCAAGGAGCGCATACACTCGGCCATATTGCTTCATCTCAAGGAGGTCTATATTTACCTCATCTTGCTTCGATGGGTCTTGGTCATTTGGCGCCAATTGACGGTGTACCACGCGTAGAATATCCGACGGCGCATTACACGGTGATGAAGCCTGCGGCGAATGGCAAGGATACGATGACAGGGCATTGGGAATTCATGGGGGTTCAAGTGTCGTCCCCATTTCAAACGTACCCTGAGGGATTTCCGACTGAGTTAATTCGCCGGATTGAAGCGTATTCGGGTCGGCGCGTGATTGGAAATACACCGGCATCAGGGACAGAGATTATTCAGCGTTATGGGCACGAGCAGCTCCAAAGCGGGGCCTTAATCGTTTATACGTCTGCTGATTCAGTTTTACAAATAGCAGCCCACGAAGAAGTGATCCCTATTGATGAGCTGTATGATATTTGTCGCGAGATTCGCACGTGGACAACGGAGCCACCATATTTAGTCGGTAGGATTATTGCCCGTCCATATATAGGCGAGGAAGGTCATTTTGTCAGAACGAGCCGACGACGAGATTTTGCCTTAAAGCCATTTGGTGTGACGTCAATGAACTTGTTGCAAGATGCCGGTTTACACGTGACAGCGATCGGTAAAATTACCGATATTTACGATGGAGAAGGGATTACAACATCGGTGAAAACGTCCTCTAATGATGATGGAGTAGATCAGACGATCCGTGTCTTGCAAAGTTCATCTGAACGGGGCTTTATTTTCTGTAATCTCGTTGACTTTGATGCTTTGTACGGTCATCGGCGTGATCCAAAAGGGTATAAAGAGGCATTGGAAGCCTTTGACCGCCGACTTCCTGAAATCGTCCAATGCTTATCCGAGCACGACTGTTTGCTCATTACGGCTGACCACGGAAATGATCCGACGTTTCGTGGCACCGATCACACAAGGGAAAATGTTCCGCTTCTTGTTTATTCACCGCGTATAAACACGGGAAGACATATTCGTGAGCGTGAGACTTTTAGTGATATAGGCGCGACCATATGTGACAATTTCAAAGTATCTTTCTCGCATCCTGGGACAAGCTTTCTCAGTGGACTTGAGCGTGAGCCGTTTGAACAATAA
- a CDS encoding DUF4227 family protein, with translation MIKLWRTCRLFLLFTLFLTLFYFAMVWVESEYGYYKKIDMSPEKTTIEKVEMAPGNELVYIHQNRE, from the coding sequence GTGATTAAACTGTGGCGGACGTGTCGGCTGTTTCTTCTTTTCACTTTGTTTTTAACGTTGTTTTATTTTGCAATGGTCTGGGTGGAGAGCGAGTACGGCTATTATAAAAAAATCGATATGTCACCAGAAAAAACGACGATAGAAAAAGTGGAGATGGCACCAGGAAATGAGCTAGTCTATATACATCAAAATAGGGAGTAG
- a CDS encoding D-alanyl-D-alanine carboxypeptidase family protein — protein MRNRLKQMGVMVCLAVMVGSLVPMQASAEEMELTPKATSALLMEQSSGQILYEKSSEEKLPPASMTKIMTMLLIMEAIDKGQVALDEDVTASEYAASMGGSQIFLEAGETMTVEELLKGVAIASGNDASVALAEHLAGSEEAFVAKMNERVKELGLENTHFKNTTGLPAEGHYSTARDMAEMAKALLEYEQITDFTSLYEDHLRQDTEDPFWLVNTNRLVKFYEGADGLKTGYTSEAKYCLTATAKRNDMRVIAVVMGAPTSKERNAQVVKMFDYAFNRFETHEMYAENEKVGTVRIEKGARQTVDAVTDDRVIVMLPKGADAAELKRFVTLKSTVDAPLTKGQDIGEVTIKQGDRVLAKAPLIIQEDVPKASWWTLFKRSIERIARP, from the coding sequence ATGAGAAATCGTTTAAAACAGATGGGTGTAATGGTATGTCTTGCAGTAATGGTTGGTAGTTTAGTTCCTATGCAGGCGTCTGCAGAAGAGATGGAGCTAACACCGAAAGCAACTTCAGCACTATTAATGGAACAATCGTCTGGACAGATATTATATGAAAAAAGCAGTGAAGAAAAGCTGCCCCCAGCCTCAATGACTAAAATTATGACGATGCTTCTAATCATGGAAGCGATTGATAAGGGTCAGGTCGCATTGGATGAAGATGTCACAGCAAGTGAGTACGCTGCGTCGATGGGTGGCTCGCAAATCTTTTTAGAAGCTGGTGAAACGATGACGGTCGAGGAGCTGCTCAAAGGCGTGGCGATCGCCTCAGGTAACGATGCATCCGTTGCACTTGCCGAGCACCTCGCTGGTTCAGAGGAAGCTTTTGTTGCGAAAATGAATGAACGGGTAAAAGAGCTAGGTCTGGAGAACACACATTTTAAAAATACGACTGGTCTGCCAGCAGAAGGTCACTACTCAACAGCACGAGATATGGCTGAAATGGCAAAAGCCCTGCTAGAATACGAACAAATAACGGATTTTACTAGCTTGTATGAAGATCATTTACGTCAAGACACAGAAGATCCGTTTTGGCTTGTGAATACGAATCGCTTAGTGAAATTTTACGAAGGAGCAGATGGGTTAAAAACAGGCTATACGTCAGAAGCAAAATATTGCCTGACCGCAACAGCGAAGCGAAATGATATGAGGGTTATTGCTGTCGTCATGGGAGCGCCGACATCAAAAGAACGCAATGCGCAAGTTGTAAAAATGTTTGATTATGCCTTTAACCGGTTTGAAACACATGAGATGTATGCGGAAAATGAAAAGGTCGGCACAGTTCGCATTGAAAAAGGAGCAAGACAAACCGTTGACGCGGTAACTGATGATCGTGTCATCGTTATGCTTCCAAAAGGCGCAGATGCCGCGGAATTAAAACGATTTGTAACGTTAAAAAGCACAGTAGATGCGCCGCTGACAAAAGGACAGGATATCGGTGAAGTGACAATTAAGCAAGGGGATCGTGTGCTCGCAAAGGCACCATTGATCATTCAAGAAGATGTACCAAAAGCCTCGTGGTGGACGTTGTTTAAACGATCGATTGAACGTATCGCTCGCCCGTAG
- a CDS encoding spore germination protein yields MTDEEQKQTPLSSRVKDIEQYFTKHLGMNVSFDIGVRKLRVMDTHIHIYYVTGLCDSQIVSEIIEELLHLNENEKHGASEVKAAIHNRLVHQQVTPVKTYDEAADEVLSGLIFVAIDGRTEGFAIDVRNYPGRSPEEPDTEKVVRGSRDGFTENIIENTAMTRRRIRDERLRFQMMQIGERSKTDVCIAYLEDVADEERIRIIRNKLDTIDIDGLPMSDKTVEEFLVNQGYNPFPLVRYTERPDVASSHLLEGHVLVFVDTSPSVIITPTTFFHHVQHAEEFRQVPTMGAFYRWIRFFGMIASLLLTPLWFLFVLDPSLLAEELGFIGPSEATNIPIVAQLLLADFGIDLMRMAAIHTPAPLSTAMGLIAAVLIGQIAIEVGLFTNEVILYVAVAAIGSFATPSYELGVANKIARLIFIISVFFFQVPGLVIALTVFVLFLASIRSLETPYLWPLLPFNPKALWHVLMRVTVPLSNTRPSIVKPRNRKSQPVK; encoded by the coding sequence ATGACAGATGAAGAACAAAAACAAACACCACTCAGCAGTCGCGTCAAAGACATCGAGCAATACTTTACGAAGCATCTTGGAATGAATGTTTCCTTTGATATAGGTGTAAGAAAGCTCAGGGTGATGGATACCCATATTCACATATATTATGTCACGGGTTTATGCGATTCCCAAATCGTTTCAGAGATCATTGAAGAATTACTTCACTTGAACGAAAATGAAAAGCATGGTGCTAGTGAAGTAAAGGCAGCCATTCACAACCGTTTAGTTCATCAACAAGTTACCCCGGTAAAAACTTATGATGAAGCAGCGGATGAAGTGCTGTCAGGGCTTATTTTTGTAGCAATTGATGGTAGAACGGAAGGGTTTGCCATTGATGTACGTAATTATCCGGGGAGAAGCCCAGAAGAACCAGACACAGAAAAAGTCGTCCGTGGGTCTCGAGACGGTTTTACAGAAAACATCATCGAAAACACGGCAATGACAAGGCGAAGAATTCGTGATGAGCGGCTTCGTTTCCAAATGATGCAAATCGGAGAGCGTTCAAAAACAGATGTTTGTATTGCTTACTTAGAAGACGTTGCTGATGAAGAGAGAATACGTATTATCCGTAATAAGTTAGACACGATTGACATTGACGGGCTGCCAATGTCAGATAAGACAGTGGAAGAATTTCTCGTCAATCAAGGCTATAACCCATTCCCGCTAGTACGGTATACGGAACGACCAGATGTTGCTTCATCCCACTTGCTTGAAGGGCACGTGCTGGTTTTCGTCGACACGTCGCCAAGTGTCATTATTACGCCGACGACTTTTTTTCACCATGTCCAACACGCCGAAGAATTTCGCCAAGTGCCGACGATGGGAGCCTTTTATCGGTGGATTCGTTTCTTTGGGATGATCGCATCGTTATTACTAACCCCACTTTGGTTTTTATTTGTGCTTGATCCGAGCTTGCTCGCGGAAGAGCTTGGTTTTATCGGGCCAAGTGAGGCGACCAATATCCCGATTGTTGCTCAGCTGCTATTGGCCGATTTCGGTATTGATTTAATGCGAATGGCCGCGATCCATACACCTGCCCCACTTTCAACAGCGATGGGCTTAATTGCCGCAGTGCTCATTGGGCAAATTGCGATTGAGGTTGGGCTATTTACGAATGAAGTCATTTTATATGTCGCTGTCGCCGCCATCGGCTCTTTTGCAACGCCAAGCTATGAATTAGGTGTTGCCAATAAAATTGCGCGGCTCATTTTTATCATTAGTGTATTCTTTTTCCAAGTACCAGGGCTTGTCATTGCATTAACGGTCTTTGTTTTATTTCTTGCTTCCATTCGCAGCTTGGAAACGCCTTATTTATGGCCGCTTCTCCCATTTAACCCGAAAGCTTTATGGCATGTGCTGATGAGAGTAACTGTGCCGCTGTCAAATACGAGACCGAGTATTGTGAAGCCACGCAATCGAAAAAGCCAGCCAGTGAAGTAA
- the sigF gene encoding RNA polymerase sporulation sigma factor SigF gives MDVDLKKQAGFLKDEEVKALIEASQTGDQAARDRIVQKNVRLVWSVVQRFLNRGYDQDDLFQIGCIGLLKSVDKFDLSYDVKFSTYAVPMIIGEIQRFIRDDGTVKVSRSLKETGNKIRRVRDEMTKELGRSPTITEIAEKLELSTEDVVMAQEASRNPSSIHETVYENDGDPITLLDQIADDTQHKWFDQISLEETIRGLDERERLIIYLRYYKDQTQSEVANRLGISQVQVSRLEKKILEHMKEQMGS, from the coding sequence ATGGACGTGGATCTCAAAAAACAGGCAGGCTTTCTCAAAGATGAAGAAGTGAAAGCACTTATTGAGGCCAGTCAAACGGGCGATCAAGCAGCGAGAGATCGAATTGTGCAAAAAAATGTTCGCCTCGTATGGTCTGTTGTGCAACGGTTTTTAAATCGAGGATACGATCAAGACGATTTATTCCAAATTGGCTGCATCGGTCTATTAAAATCCGTTGATAAATTCGATTTAAGCTATGACGTAAAATTTTCAACATACGCTGTCCCGATGATTATTGGGGAAATTCAGCGCTTTATACGCGATGATGGGACAGTAAAGGTCAGTCGCTCACTAAAGGAAACAGGAAATAAAATCCGTCGTGTGCGGGACGAAATGACAAAGGAGCTTGGGCGGTCGCCGACCATCACTGAAATAGCTGAGAAATTGGAGCTGTCAACTGAGGATGTCGTTATGGCTCAAGAAGCAAGCCGGAATCCATCGTCTATTCATGAAACGGTTTACGAAAATGATGGTGACCCAATCACTTTATTAGATCAGATCGCTGACGATACTCAGCATAAATGGTTTGATCAAATATCTTTAGAAGAAACCATCCGCGGTCTGGATGAACGAGAACGTCTCATTATTTACTTGCGGTATTATAAAGATCAAACGCAATCTGAGGTTGCCAATCGGCTGGGCATTTCGCAAGTTCAAGTGTCGCGGCTGGAAAAGAAAATTTTAGAACATATGAAAGAACAGATGGGATCGTAA
- the spoIIAB gene encoding anti-sigma F factor: MRNEMHITFSARSENESFARVAVASFIAHVNPTLDEMTEIKTVVSEAVTNAIIHGYDHDDQKMIQLSAVLEDGKVDIVIRDEGHGIENIHEAMQPLYSSKPELERSGMGFTIMENFMDEVSVDSGPGQGTVVRLTKYFAAKKALSQ; the protein is encoded by the coding sequence ATGAGAAACGAAATGCATATTACCTTTTCAGCCCGAAGTGAAAACGAATCATTTGCCCGCGTGGCAGTCGCTTCTTTTATTGCCCACGTTAATCCGACTTTGGATGAAATGACTGAGATTAAAACTGTCGTTTCAGAAGCCGTCACGAATGCAATCATTCATGGTTACGATCATGATGACCAAAAGATGATTCAATTGTCAGCCGTTTTGGAAGACGGCAAGGTAGACATCGTCATCCGCGACGAAGGGCATGGTATTGAAAATATTCATGAAGCGATGCAGCCGTTGTATTCTTCAAAACCGGAGCTTGAGCGCTCGGGCATGGGCTTTACGATTATGGAAAACTTTATGGACGAAGTCAGCGTCGATTCTGGTCCGGGTCAAGGAACAGTAGTCCGTCTGACAAAATATTTTGCCGCCAAAAAAGCGCTCAGCCAGTAA
- a CDS encoding stage V sporulation protein AB, which yields MWINLFIAFAGLAGGVAVGTGFVAFLSVLGILPRLMQLTKTEGQMKAYEWAIVSGTLFSTWASFRPFPMGGPDWINLPVGLLAGIFIGMLAAALTEVLNVFPLLAKRIGLDGQIIWLLMALVFGKIAGSLFHWLIFIH from the coding sequence ATGTGGATTAACCTATTCATTGCTTTTGCTGGTCTTGCTGGTGGTGTGGCCGTCGGAACTGGTTTTGTCGCTTTTTTAAGTGTGCTTGGCATTTTGCCTCGATTAATGCAGCTGACGAAAACAGAAGGACAAATGAAGGCTTATGAATGGGCGATTGTTTCTGGAACATTGTTTAGCACTTGGGCAAGCTTTCGGCCATTTCCAATGGGCGGGCCTGACTGGATCAACCTCCCTGTGGGGCTGCTTGCTGGCATTTTTATCGGCATGCTTGCTGCGGCATTAACGGAAGTACTTAATGTCTTTCCGCTGTTAGCGAAACGAATCGGCTTAGATGGGCAAATCATCTGGCTGCTGATGGCTTTAGTGTTTGGCAAGATCGCCGGGTCGTTATTTCACTGGCTGATATTTATACATTAA
- the xerD gene encoding site-specific tyrosine recombinase XerD has translation MDEAKETFLEFLTVEKGLANNTILSYERDIGSYLNHLLHVQQVNDITKTTRAHVLAYLEFLHEKGRAETTVARTIASLRSFYQFLLREQWMQNDPTIHLDTPKTGRKLPKVLSSEEVEALLSFTNAHSTHLDRDRAMLELIYATGLRVSELTALNVTDVHMTMGFVQCLGKGNKERIIPLGRMAAEALSNYLDHERPHVLKNTQENALFLNHHGKRLSRQGFWKILKKRAREAHIEKDITPHTLRHSFATHLLENGADLRAVQEMLGHADISTTQIYTHVSKVRLRDIYAQHHPRA, from the coding sequence GTGGATGAAGCTAAAGAGACATTTCTTGAGTTTTTGACTGTAGAAAAAGGCTTAGCGAATAACACAATTTTATCCTATGAACGTGACATTGGTTCGTATTTAAACCATTTGCTACACGTTCAGCAGGTCAATGACATCACGAAGACGACGAGAGCTCATGTTTTAGCATATCTTGAATTTTTACATGAAAAAGGTCGGGCAGAAACAACAGTGGCACGAACGATTGCTTCTTTGCGATCATTTTATCAGTTTTTATTACGAGAGCAATGGATGCAAAACGATCCGACCATCCATTTAGATACACCGAAAACAGGAAGAAAGCTACCAAAGGTTTTGTCGAGTGAAGAAGTCGAGGCACTTTTATCCTTTACAAATGCCCACTCAACGCATCTTGATCGTGATCGAGCGATGCTTGAATTGATTTATGCCACTGGCTTGCGGGTAAGTGAATTAACCGCGCTAAATGTCACAGATGTACATATGACAATGGGCTTTGTCCAATGTTTAGGAAAAGGAAATAAAGAACGAATTATTCCACTCGGTCGGATGGCAGCGGAAGCATTAAGCAATTATTTAGATCATGAACGTCCGCACGTTCTCAAAAACACGCAAGAAAATGCGTTGTTTTTAAATCATCATGGCAAACGCTTAAGCCGACAAGGCTTTTGGAAGATTTTAAAAAAACGAGCGAGAGAAGCGCATATTGAAAAAGATATTACGCCCCATACTTTGCGCCACTCATTTGCTACTCATTTGTTAGAAAATGGAGCTGATTTACGAGCGGTTCAAGAAATGCTCGGTCATGCGGATATTTCAACGACACAAATCTATACCCATGTCTCCAAGGTTCGTTTGCGAGACATATATGCCCAGCATCATCCGAGAGCTTAA
- a CDS encoding stage V sporulation protein AE: MKPTFTIFVTDGDEYAEKNVHYAARKYGAACISVSSGNPTMMTGKELLQVMAQTEERLQFIMFDDCGLAGEGPGEQAMLEIAAHQDVRVLGVIAVASKTRRGDGEWASVDVSVDRYGKLTHHAIDKSGLPDIEVGRVYGDTVDCLEKLRPATIVGIGDIGKMDGRDTVERGAPITCQAIELILERSGFQDDR; the protein is encoded by the coding sequence ATGAAGCCTACGTTTACAATTTTTGTGACAGATGGCGATGAATATGCTGAGAAAAATGTGCACTATGCAGCACGTAAATATGGGGCAGCTTGCATCTCAGTGTCAAGTGGTAACCCGACGATGATGACGGGAAAAGAACTCCTTCAAGTAATGGCGCAAACAGAAGAACGTTTGCAGTTCATTATGTTTGATGATTGTGGGCTAGCAGGCGAAGGGCCCGGGGAGCAGGCGATGTTAGAGATCGCTGCTCATCAAGATGTGCGTGTCCTCGGTGTGATCGCGGTCGCTTCAAAAACAAGAAGGGGCGATGGGGAATGGGCAAGCGTTGATGTGTCTGTCGATCGCTATGGCAAGTTGACACATCATGCTATAGATAAAAGTGGTTTGCCGGATATTGAAGTCGGGCGCGTCTATGGAGATACTGTCGATTGCCTTGAGAAGCTACGCCCAGCAACGATTGTCGGCATTGGAGATATTGGGAAAATGGACGGTCGAGATACAGTCGAACGAGGAGCGCCGATTACGTGCCAGGCGATTGAACTTATTTTAGAAAGGAGTGGGTTTCAGGATGACAGATGA
- the fur gene encoding ferric iron uptake transcriptional regulator: MELENRIDRIKKQLHQQSYKLTPQREATVRVLLEHEEDHLSAEDVYLLVKEKAPEIGLATVYRTLELLTELKIVDKINFGDGVSRFDLRKEGADHFHHHLVCIECGKVEEIEEDLLEDVEKVVERDFYFKVKDHRLTFHGICKTCQGKS, encoded by the coding sequence TTGGAACTAGAAAATCGTATTGATCGGATTAAAAAGCAGCTTCATCAGCAAAGCTATAAGCTTACGCCACAACGGGAAGCAACAGTGCGTGTCTTACTTGAGCATGAGGAAGATCATTTAAGCGCAGAGGATGTCTATTTACTTGTCAAAGAAAAAGCGCCAGAAATTGGTTTGGCGACAGTGTACCGCACTTTGGAGCTGCTAACTGAACTTAAAATTGTCGATAAAATTAATTTTGGAGATGGTGTTTCACGCTTCGATTTGCGCAAAGAGGGTGCAGATCACTTTCATCATCACCTCGTTTGTATTGAGTGTGGGAAGGTGGAAGAAATTGAGGAAGATTTGTTAGAGGACGTTGAAAAAGTTGTTGAAAGAGATTTTTACTTTAAAGTAAAAGACCATCGCCTCACATTTCACGGGATTTGCAAAACGTGTCAAGGGAAGTCATAG